A stretch of Gammaproteobacteria bacterium DNA encodes these proteins:
- a CDS encoding glycosyltransferase family 4 protein produces MTDGLEVMLLAAVSASSFAATGIARRRALSYRHLDEPGPRSSHATPTPNSGGVALVAVYLSAIALLRVVDAMAAGPFIALFGGGAAVAAVGLWDDRSPVSAWVRVGVHIAACGWAIYWLGGIPALPLGDISVEMGPAGFVVGVIASAWLLNLYNFMDGIDGLAAIEAITVLAGACLIIAAGDPHASFLCLGLLAAAAFGFLPWNWPPARIFMGDIGSGFLGFGLAVLAIDTAGAGALSIWSWIILMGVFIVDATVTLLRRMISGQQWYLAHRSHAYQHAAVRCGSHQPVTLAVLAIDVVWLLPLAWYVNNHPDEGVVVAGLALAPLIMLALVLDAGRGG; encoded by the coding sequence TTGACTGACGGGCTGGAAGTAATGCTGCTAGCCGCGGTGTCCGCCAGTTCCTTTGCCGCGACCGGCATTGCGCGCAGGCGCGCGCTCAGTTATCGGCATCTGGATGAGCCTGGTCCGCGCAGTTCGCATGCTACACCAACGCCCAATAGTGGCGGTGTGGCGTTGGTGGCAGTGTATCTGTCCGCGATCGCCTTGTTGCGGGTGGTTGACGCCATGGCAGCCGGACCCTTCATTGCGCTGTTCGGCGGCGGCGCGGCGGTGGCCGCGGTCGGTTTGTGGGATGACCGCTCGCCAGTGTCCGCCTGGGTCAGGGTCGGGGTTCATATCGCGGCGTGTGGCTGGGCGATATACTGGCTCGGGGGTATTCCTGCGTTGCCGTTAGGCGACATTTCCGTGGAAATGGGGCCGGCGGGCTTTGTGGTTGGTGTGATCGCAAGTGCATGGCTGTTGAATCTTTACAATTTTATGGACGGCATCGATGGTCTCGCCGCCATCGAAGCGATCACTGTACTGGCGGGCGCCTGCCTCATCATTGCCGCCGGCGATCCGCACGCCAGTTTTCTCTGCCTGGGCCTGCTGGCCGCCGCCGCCTTTGGGTTCTTGCCCTGGAACTGGCCTCCGGCGCGGATTTTTATGGGGGATATCGGCAGCGGATTTCTCGGCTTTGGGCTTGCTGTGTTGGCCATAGACACCGCCGGCGCGGGCGCGCTTTCGATCTGGAGCTGGATAATCCTGATGGGTGTATTTATCGTCGATGCAACTGTCACGCTGTTAAGACGAATGATCAGTGGGCAGCAATGGTACCTGGCTCACCGCAGCCACGCGTATCAGCACGCGGCAGTTCGATGCGGTTCGCACCAGCCCGTAACTCTAGCGGTGCTCGCCATCGATGTTGTATGGCTGCTACCATTGGCATGGTATGTGAATAACCACCCCGATGAGGGGGTTGTCGTAGCCGGTCTTGCGCTGGCGCCGCTGATTATGCTGGCGCTTGTGCTGGATGCGGGTAGAGGCGGGTAA
- a CDS encoding glycosyltransferase family 2 protein, translating into MCPAALSVSLVTFRPDFELLTLAVEHLRAAVVLLGASDAGVVRLVAVDNDPGGGRGDCLQALLREHWQAEGREFAILTGHGNVGYGQGHNMAIAQSSADYHLILNPDVLVAEDALRNALEFMANNPDVGLLAPAFVDEDGSLRHLCKAYPTVIDLALRGFAPDAVKRIAHRRLTRYEMKTIDPHAVRRGVPLISGSFMLFRRRVLARIGGFSKDYFLYFEDFDLSLRAAKFTTVAYVPSVRIVHKGGYASRKGIRHWWMFGRSAYTFFSRHGWKWI; encoded by the coding sequence ATGTGTCCAGCAGCGTTGTCTGTTTCACTCGTTACATTCAGGCCAGACTTCGAGCTTCTCACCCTTGCCGTGGAACATCTGCGCGCCGCGGTCGTCTTGCTCGGCGCGAGCGACGCGGGCGTGGTGCGGCTGGTGGCTGTGGATAACGATCCGGGCGGCGGCCGCGGGGACTGCCTGCAAGCCTTGCTGAGAGAGCATTGGCAAGCCGAAGGACGCGAATTCGCTATCCTGACTGGGCACGGCAACGTTGGCTATGGTCAAGGCCACAATATGGCGATCGCGCAATCGTCGGCCGATTATCATTTGATCCTGAACCCCGACGTGCTGGTGGCCGAGGATGCGCTGCGCAATGCGCTGGAATTCATGGCGAACAATCCCGATGTGGGGTTGCTGGCGCCGGCGTTCGTCGATGAGGATGGGAGTTTGCGGCATTTGTGCAAGGCGTATCCCACGGTCATCGATCTGGCCTTGCGGGGGTTCGCGCCGGATGCCGTCAAACGCATCGCGCACCGGCGTCTCACGCGCTACGAAATGAAGACGATCGATCCGCATGCGGTCCGTCGTGGCGTACCGCTTATCAGCGGCAGTTTCATGTTGTTCCGGCGGCGCGTGCTGGCGCGGATAGGCGGCTTTTCGAAGGACTATTTTCTGTATTTCGAGGATTTTGACCTGTCGCTGCGGGCCGCGAAGTTCACGACCGTCGCCTACGTCCCCAGCGTGCGGATCGTACACAAGGGCGGCTACGCGAGCCGCAAGGGGATCAGGCACTGGTGGATGTTCGGCCGTTCGGCTTACACCTTTTTTTCGCGGCACGGCTGGAAATGGATTTGA
- a CDS encoding glycosyltransferase, which translates to MIAESYGIPNIWAALSDSVAGEGFKFHDWFSTTRSPQKTPVQARSPRDLIQAGKDAALHDMSISLADMAGALREIVDSGQICVARSRSRKAYNVCRASPLPVFVISFNRSDCLQQCINSYVNADRPVDIIIHDNGSDDEDTLDTLEEFDRAGVLVIRGRKIHNARELNSVDVTIQQFFESWSEPGRYAVSDCDIELPRGVPVLSIYDELLDRLPKIQCVGPMLKISDIPRRYLLRNKAINRHVAQFWRKQPQWIATSRGQVAYQLATIDTTFALHRAGERFRRLKEGARVYRPFEARHLDWYNVEDVLDVYRQSSAPGISHWWNRRSIVRDASELLEFEEFLDVDYDQTGKLSAVKRKTIDVA; encoded by the coding sequence GTGATCGCGGAATCGTACGGGATACCGAATATCTGGGCGGCGCTATCCGACAGCGTCGCTGGCGAAGGGTTCAAGTTCCACGACTGGTTCTCGACCACCCGATCGCCCCAGAAGACGCCAGTACAGGCGCGATCGCCGCGCGATCTGATCCAGGCCGGCAAAGACGCGGCGCTGCACGACATGAGCATCTCTTTGGCCGATATGGCCGGCGCTCTGCGCGAAATTGTGGATTCCGGTCAAATTTGCGTCGCGCGTAGTCGCAGCCGCAAGGCTTATAATGTATGCAGGGCATCCCCGCTGCCTGTCTTCGTCATATCTTTCAACCGATCAGACTGCCTTCAGCAATGCATAAACTCGTACGTGAACGCGGACCGGCCCGTAGATATCATCATTCACGACAATGGCAGCGATGATGAGGACACCCTGGACACGCTGGAGGAATTTGACCGGGCCGGAGTCCTGGTTATAAGAGGGCGGAAAATCCACAATGCGCGGGAACTTAACAGTGTAGACGTGACGATTCAGCAGTTTTTTGAGAGCTGGTCGGAGCCAGGCAGATACGCAGTATCGGATTGTGACATCGAGTTGCCACGGGGCGTACCCGTCCTATCGATATATGATGAACTGCTTGATCGTCTGCCGAAGATCCAGTGCGTCGGACCCATGCTCAAGATTTCGGATATACCGCGAAGATACCTGTTGCGCAACAAAGCAATAAACCGGCACGTGGCGCAATTCTGGCGCAAGCAGCCGCAATGGATCGCAACAAGCCGGGGTCAGGTTGCGTACCAGCTCGCGACGATAGATACCACTTTTGCTTTGCACCGTGCAGGGGAACGATTTCGCCGGTTAAAAGAGGGCGCCCGGGTCTATCGCCCGTTCGAGGCGCGCCATCTTGACTGGTATAACGTAGAAGATGTGCTGGACGTATATCGGCAAAGTTCGGCGCCGGGCATCTCGCACTGGTGGAACCGGAGGTCCATAGTACGGGACGCCAGCGAACTGCTTGAGTTCGAAGAATTCTTGGACGTTGACTACGATCAGACTGGCAAACTAAGCGCAGTCAAGAGAAAAACTATTGACGTCGCTTGA
- a CDS encoding polysaccharide biosynthesis protein: MFKALLVNLPRSVKRLILVALDTGILIFAVWAAFFLRFEHIWPLWLQQRVLLFPLAVVISIPVFYGLGFYHSVIRFLQGRAFVAIAQGATISLLLMIAVWVFGQGPTMPRSVWVNFWFLTFILISGSRLAARSLLHNRNTRISMGKHVAIYGAGEAGIQLAQALQHSREFRPMLILDDRRELQGGEILGLRVFPPAQLETVIPDFGVTTVLLAMPSISRGRRREIIKSLEPLHVHVMVVPGLTELASGIKRVDDIRDVDVEDILGREPVKLDARLLSSCIRGKSVMVTGGGGSIGSELCRQIISQQPRRLIICEISEYALYRIEHELIRLVKVAGHSVELVPILGSICHRERMQSIMTAFGVQTVYHAAAYKHVPLVEQNPLAGVRNNIFGTHSAAMAALASGVETFVLASTDKAVRPANVMGATKRFAELVLQALAQRNPATRFCMVRFGNVLASSGSVVPLFREQIRRGGPVTVTHEEMVRYFMTIPEAAQLVIQAGAKAQGGDLFLLNMGEPVRIVDLAKHMIRLYGFEVRDADNPNGDIEVRFTGLRPGEKLYEELLIGENALPTDHPMILRAQEGVVSAERIDSLLRLFDTALEALDHAAVRRLLLESVQGYAPRNGIEDHVWLEQDKILAAETASSSVH, translated from the coding sequence ATGTTTAAGGCACTGCTCGTTAATCTACCCAGAAGCGTAAAGCGCCTGATTCTCGTTGCGCTCGACACCGGCATTTTGATCTTCGCCGTGTGGGCGGCATTTTTTCTGCGTTTCGAGCATATCTGGCCGCTGTGGCTACAACAGCGCGTACTGCTTTTCCCGCTGGCAGTGGTCATTTCAATCCCCGTGTTCTACGGGCTTGGCTTTTATCATTCAGTCATCCGTTTTCTCCAGGGGCGCGCCTTCGTGGCGATCGCTCAGGGCGCTACGATAAGTCTGTTATTGATGATCGCCGTCTGGGTATTCGGTCAGGGGCCGACGATGCCACGTTCGGTGTGGGTCAATTTCTGGTTCCTCACCTTCATCCTCATTAGCGGCTCGCGGCTTGCGGCGCGTTCGTTGCTGCACAATCGCAACACGCGCATCAGCATGGGCAAGCACGTGGCGATTTATGGCGCCGGCGAAGCGGGCATTCAGCTTGCCCAGGCGCTGCAGCACAGCCGCGAATTTCGCCCCATGCTGATTCTAGATGACCGCCGGGAGCTGCAGGGCGGCGAGATACTGGGGCTGAGGGTATTCCCGCCCGCGCAACTGGAGACGGTTATCCCGGATTTCGGCGTGACGACGGTGCTCTTGGCGATGCCCTCCATTTCGCGCGGTCGTCGGCGCGAGATCATCAAGAGCCTGGAGCCTCTGCACGTGCACGTAATGGTGGTGCCGGGCTTAACCGAACTGGCCAGTGGCATCAAGCGGGTCGACGATATCCGTGACGTGGATGTCGAGGACATTCTGGGGCGCGAGCCGGTCAAGCTGGATGCGCGCCTGTTGAGTTCCTGCATCCGTGGCAAATCGGTGATGGTCACTGGCGGCGGCGGCTCTATCGGTTCCGAACTGTGCCGGCAGATCATCAGCCAGCAGCCGCGGCGTCTGATCATCTGCGAGATCTCCGAATATGCGCTGTACAGAATCGAACATGAACTGATCCGGCTCGTAAAAGTGGCGGGACATTCCGTGGAACTGGTGCCGATCCTGGGTTCGATATGTCATCGCGAACGCATGCAATCAATCATGACCGCGTTCGGTGTGCAGACCGTTTATCACGCGGCAGCCTATAAGCACGTGCCGCTGGTCGAGCAAAATCCGCTGGCGGGCGTACGCAATAATATCTTCGGCACGCACAGCGCGGCCATGGCGGCGCTGGCGAGCGGCGTGGAAACTTTCGTGCTGGCCTCTACTGACAAGGCGGTGCGGCCGGCCAATGTGATGGGCGCGACCAAGCGCTTCGCGGAACTGGTGTTGCAGGCGCTGGCGCAGCGCAACCCGGCGACCCGCTTCTGCATGGTGCGGTTCGGTAATGTGCTTGCCTCCAGCGGTTCGGTGGTGCCACTGTTTCGCGAGCAGATCCGCCGTGGCGGCCCGGTGACCGTTACGCACGAGGAAATGGTGCGCTATTTCATGACGATCCCGGAGGCGGCGCAACTGGTGATTCAGGCCGGCGCAAAGGCGCAGGGCGGCGACCTGTTCCTGCTCAATATGGGCGAGCCGGTGCGCATCGTCGATCTGGCCAAGCACATGATCCGCCTGTATGGTTTCGAGGTGCGCGATGCGGACAACCCGAACGGCGACATCGAGGTGCGCTTCACGGGCTTGCGGCCGGGCGAGAAGCTGTACGAGGAACTGTTGATCGGCGAGAACGCCTTGCCCACCGATCATCCAATGATCCTGCGCGCGCAGGAGGGGGTCGTCTCCGCCGAGCGCATCGATTCTCTGCTGCGACTGTTCGACACGGCGCTGGAGGCGCTGGATCATGCCGCGGTGCGCCGTCTGTTGCTGGAGTC
- a CDS encoding NAD-dependent epimerase/dehydratase family protein yields the protein MKNVLVTGANGFVGSALCPALAARGYRVTGAVRTRGQNSGHARTIACGDIDGATNWRDHLQGIDVVVHLAARAQLDDSDVAHYALRRINVDGAAHLARQSAAAGVQRFVFVSSIKVNGETTHKHAFRAGDAPAPQDAYAVSKRDAEQRLWGVAAGTGLELVSIRPPLVYGPGVAGNFLRMLRLVDRGLPLPLARVDNRRSLVATDNLVDFLVQCVHHPAAAGRTLLVSDGEDLSTPQLLRLIAAAMNRRPRLWPAPLSILRMMARATGHGGTWQRLCGSLAVDIGASCDALVWWPKVRVEEAVSRCVEWYLATGGGARP from the coding sequence ATGAAGAACGTGCTGGTTACCGGTGCCAACGGCTTCGTCGGCTCGGCGCTGTGCCCGGCGCTGGCCGCGCGCGGATACCGGGTCACGGGCGCGGTGCGGACGCGCGGACAAAATTCGGGACATGCGCGAACGATTGCCTGCGGGGACATCGACGGCGCCACCAACTGGCGCGATCATCTTCAGGGGATCGACGTCGTTGTGCATCTGGCCGCGCGTGCGCAGTTGGACGATAGCGACGTCGCACACTACGCGCTGCGCCGTATCAATGTCGATGGCGCCGCGCATCTGGCGCGCCAGTCCGCGGCTGCCGGCGTGCAACGCTTCGTGTTCGTGAGCAGCATCAAGGTCAATGGTGAGACGACGCACAAGCATGCGTTCCGCGCCGGCGATGCTCCCGCGCCGCAGGACGCCTACGCGGTTTCCAAGCGCGACGCCGAGCAGCGCTTGTGGGGTGTCGCCGCGGGCACGGGCCTGGAACTGGTTTCGATCAGGCCGCCGCTGGTATATGGCCCCGGCGTGGCAGGTAATTTCCTGCGCATGCTGCGGTTGGTCGATCGCGGGTTGCCATTGCCGCTGGCGCGCGTCGACAACCGGCGGAGCCTCGTCGCGACGGACAATCTCGTGGACTTTTTGGTGCAGTGCGTCCATCATCCAGCCGCCGCCGGACGCACATTGCTGGTGAGCGATGGCGAGGATTTATCCACCCCGCAATTGCTGCGCCTGATCGCAGCCGCGATGAATCGCCGCCCGCGGCTGTGGCCCGCGCCGCTTTCGATACTTCGCATGATGGCGCGCGCGACTGGTCACGGAGGAACGTGGCAGCGTCTGTGCGGTTCGCTGGCGGTGGACATCGGCGCATCGTGCGATGCGCTCGTATGGTGGCCCAAGGTGCGCGTGGAAGAAGCGGTGTCGCGCTGTGTCGAGTGGTATCTCGCGACCGGAGGAGGAGCGCGCCCATAA